The Syngnathus scovelli strain Florida chromosome 18, RoL_Ssco_1.2, whole genome shotgun sequence genome contains a region encoding:
- the gtf3ab gene encoding LOW QUALITY PROTEIN: general transcription factor IIIA, b (The sequence of the model RefSeq protein was modified relative to this genomic sequence to represent the inferred CDS: inserted 1 base in 1 codon), whose protein sequence is MGEQLQCPKSYICSFLECKAEFSKSWKLEAHLCKHTGLKPFSCESCDKSFCSRYALTRHELNHSGEKRHKCPTDGXNHIARVHQHEETRYKCTQDGCQSSFKKKYQLKAHVGNHQGRLPFRCGLDDCVREFPSLGKLKRHEKMHKGYPCENELCPFVAKTWSEYQKHRKEHKVKLPCLTCEKHFNNSWFLRQHEFHRHTLEKASFPCPKEGCAKTFTRRFNLDIHIQGEHEGKKPFSCAYPSCGKNFTMKESLWRHGVVHDPLKKKLKKLYPRKKQQQQQQQTWSGAQAKLQGAETNKLAAKLHKIHLEDLKS, encoded by the exons ATGGGAGAGCAGTTGCAATGTCCAAAAAGTTACATCTGCTCCTTTTTGGAGTGTAAGGCCGAGTTCTCAAAGTCGTGGAAACTCGAGGCCCACCTGTGCAAGCACACGGGATTG aAACCGTTCTCCTGCGAGAGCTGCGACAAAAGTTTCTGCTCCCGCTATGCGCTCACCAGGCATGAGCTCAACCACAGCGGCGAGAAGCGACACAA GTGCCCGACAGATG AGAATCACATTGCTCGAGTGCACCAGCACGAGGAGACACGATATAAA TGTACACAAGACGGCTGCCAAAGTAGCTTCAAAAAGAAATACCAGCTGAAGGCCCACGTGGGGAACCATCAAGGCCGTTTGCCTTTTCG TTGCGGTTTGGACGACTGCGTGCGGGAGTTCCCCTCGCTTGGTAAGCTGAAGCGCCACGAGAAAATGCATAAAG GTTACCCCTGTGAAAACGAGCTGTGCCCTTTTGTGGCAAAAACGTGGTCCGAGTATCAGAAGCACCGTAAGGAGCACAAAG TTAAGCTGCCATGCCTGACGTGCGAGAAGCACTTCAACAACAGCTGGTTCCTGCGCCAGCACGAGTTCCACCGCCACACCCTGGAAAAGGCCAGCTTCCCGTGTCCGAAAGAAGGCTGCGCCAAGACGTTTACCCGCCGCTTCAACCTGGACATCCACATCCAGGGGGAGCACGAGGGGAAGAAGCCCTTCAGTTGCGCGTACCCCAGCTGCGGCAAGAACTTCACCATGAAG GAAAGTCTGTGGCGGCACGGAGTGGTACACGATCCTCTCAAGAAAAAGCTGAAG AAGTTGTATCCCaggaagaagcagcagcagcagcagcagcagacgtGGAGTGGCGCACAGGCCAAGCTGCAAGGTGCTGAGACCAACAAGCTTGCTGCCAAGTTGCACAAGATTCATTTAGAAGACCTTAAATCTTGA